Genomic DNA from Salinibacter pepae:
TTCCCAATCCGGAGTAGTGACGGCCCCGAACCCACGGGACGCCTATGACCGTTGGGCGGCGCAGTGCGACACCGACGCCAACGACACCCGCGACTTGAACGCAGAAGTCCTGCGAGAACAAACAGTTATTGAGGAAGACGATGCCGTGCTCGGGCTCGGGCGCGGCACTGGGCTCAACACCGAGTGGCTCGCCACGCGGGTGGGACACGTCGTGACGACGGACGTGTGTGACGAGATGCCCGCGAGGGCCCGAGGGCGCCTCACTCCCGATTCGGGGACGCTGCAGACACTCGACGTGACGACGCCGTGGCCGTTCGAGGCCGTTCGTTTCGATGCCGTCGTGGCGACGCTGGTGTTGGAGCACGTGGAGGAGCCGGCGCCGGTCTTTCAGGAGGCGCGGCGCGTGCTGCGGGAGGGGGCACCTTCTACCTCGCGGAGCTGCATCCGACCCGCCAGCTCGGCGGCACGCAGGCACATTTCGAGGACGAGGCGACCGGCGAGACGGTCGTGATCGACGCCTTTTTGCATCCGGTGTCGGAATTCGTCACCGCGGGCGTTGAGGCCGGATTTGCCGTGCGGGAGATGGGCGAGTGGCGGGCGGACGGCGACGAGAGGCCGCGGCTGTTGTCCATTCGTTTTGGGGCGGGGCCCGGCGAGGCAGGCTCGTGACGATGGGATTCCCGGTGCAGTCGAAAGAGGGGGAGCTCAAC
This window encodes:
- a CDS encoding class I SAM-dependent methyltransferase, whose translation is MTAPNPRDAYDRWAAQCDTDANDTRDLNAEVLREQTVIEEDDAVLGLGRGTGLNTEWLATRVGHVVTTDVCDEMPARARGRLTPDSGTLQTLDVTTPWPFEAVRFDAVVATLVLEHVEEPAPVFQEARRVLREGAPSTSRSCIRPASSAARRHISRTRRPARRS